A region from the Ciconia boyciana chromosome 1, ASM3463844v1, whole genome shotgun sequence genome encodes:
- the FBXO7 gene encoding F-box only protein 7 isoform X2: MKLRVRLQKRTAPLEVQGAEPTLGELRAQLRGALLPAWGSDTEFSITLNRKDALTEDQKTLASYGIVSGDLICLLLEEADGQPSRPPPPPPPLQNGHEPSTLIPNKSQADSPKEEGQNEQSDNQKAQVEVQKSDERAGSSLEFPSGLVPEDVDLEEGTGSYPSEPMLCSEAADGEIPHSLEMLYLSAECTSATDALIVLVHLLMMETGYVPQGTEAKAVSMPEKWRGNGVYKLQYTHPLCEEGSAGLTCVPLGDLVAINATLKINKEIKGVKRIQLLPASFVCFQEPEKVAGVYKDLQKLSRLFKDQLVYSLLAAARQALNLPDVFGLVVLPLELKLRIFRLLDVRSLISLSAVCRDLYTASNDQLLWRFMYLRDFRDPIARPRDTDWKELYKKKLKQKKEALRWRHMMFLPPTPHPIPFHPNPFYPNPFPPNPFPSNPIYPPVIIGGEYDERPTLPYVGDPINSLIPGPGEAPGQFPPFRPHFDPIGSLPGANPTLPGRAGPSDRFPPRPSRGRPMDIRRAFI; encoded by the exons atgaaGCTTCGCGTGCGGCTGCAGAAGCGAACGGCGCCGCTGGAGGTGCAGGGGGCGGAGCCAACGCTGGGGGAGCTGCGCGCGCAGCTGCGCGGGGCCCTGCTGCCCGCTTGGGG TTCTGATACTGAGTTTTCAATAACATTGAACAGAAAAGATGCTCTCACAGAAGATCAGAAGACCTTAGCTTCATATGGGATTGTTTCTGGTGATTTGATATGCTTATTACTAGAAGAAGCAGATGGACAACCCAGCcgacctcctcctcctcctcccccacttCAGAATGGTCATGAGCCATCCACCTTGATCCCCAACAAAAGTCAGGCTGACAGTCCAAAAGAAGAAGGGCAGAATGAGCAATCTGACAACCAGAAAGCTCAGGTGGAAGTTCAAAAGAGTGATGAGAGG GCAGGATCCAGCCTAGAATTTCCTTCTGGATTAGTCCCAGAAGATGTTGACTTGGAAGAAGGTACAGGTTCCTATCCCTCCGAACCCATGCTGTGCAGTGAAGCTGCTGATGGTGAAATACCACATTCCTTAGAGATGCTCTACCTTTCTGCTGAGTGTACCAGTGCCACTGATGCCTTGATCGTTCTAGTACATCTTCTCATGATGGAGACGGGCTATGTACCTCAG GGGACAGAAGCCAAGGCAGTGTCTATGCCAGAGAAATGGAGAGGGAATGGTGTTTATAAGCTACAGTACACACATCCCCTTTGTGAAGAAGGTTCTGCTGGTTTGACTTGTGTGCCTTTGGGAGATCTTGTTGCTATTAATG CAACGTTAAAAATCAACAAAGAGATTAAAGGTGTTAAGAGAATACAGCTATTGCCAGCATCCTTCGTTTGCTTTCAGGAGCCAG AAAAGGTTGCAGGTGTTTACAAAGACCTTCAGAAATTATCCCGTCTCTTTAAAGACCAGCTGGTTTactctcttctggctgctgcccGACAAg CTCTGAACTTGCCAGATGTGTTTGGCTTAGTGGTCCTTCCTCTTGAGCTCAAGCTTCGGATTTTCAGACTTCTGGATGTCCGTTCACTCAtctctctttctgctgtttgccGTGATCTTTACACAGCTTCAAACGACCAGCTTCTATGGAGGTTTATGTACCTGCGAGATTTCCGAG ATCCTATTGCAAGGCCTCGTGATACAGACTGGAAAGAA CTATACAAGAAAAAGTTGAAACAGAAGAAGGAGGCCCTGAGATGGAGGCACATGATGTTTCTGCCCCCTACACCTCATCCAATCCCCTTTCATCCCAACCCATTCTATCCTAATCCTTTTCCTCCCAACCCATTTCCATCAAACCCGATCTATCCCCCAGTGATCATTGGTGGAGAATATGATGAGAGACCAACACTTCCATACGTTGGAGACCCAATTAACTCACTCATTCCTGGCCCAGGAGAAGCACCAGGCCAGTTTCCTCCATTCAGACCACATTTTGACCCAATTGGTTCCTTGCCTGGAGCAAACCCTACACTTCCAGGACGAGCTGGTCCCAGTGACAGATTTCCACCTAGACCCAGCCGGGGCCGCCCCATGGACATTCGCCGTGCATTCATTTga
- the FBXO7 gene encoding F-box only protein 7 isoform X1, translating into MKLRVRLQKRTAPLEVQGAEPTLGELRAQLRGALLPAWGYSSDTEFSITLNRKDALTEDQKTLASYGIVSGDLICLLLEEADGQPSRPPPPPPPLQNGHEPSTLIPNKSQADSPKEEGQNEQSDNQKAQVEVQKSDERAGSSLEFPSGLVPEDVDLEEGTGSYPSEPMLCSEAADGEIPHSLEMLYLSAECTSATDALIVLVHLLMMETGYVPQGTEAKAVSMPEKWRGNGVYKLQYTHPLCEEGSAGLTCVPLGDLVAINATLKINKEIKGVKRIQLLPASFVCFQEPEKVAGVYKDLQKLSRLFKDQLVYSLLAAARQALNLPDVFGLVVLPLELKLRIFRLLDVRSLISLSAVCRDLYTASNDQLLWRFMYLRDFRDPIARPRDTDWKELYKKKLKQKKEALRWRHMMFLPPTPHPIPFHPNPFYPNPFPPNPFPSNPIYPPVIIGGEYDERPTLPYVGDPINSLIPGPGEAPGQFPPFRPHFDPIGSLPGANPTLPGRAGPSDRFPPRPSRGRPMDIRRAFI; encoded by the exons atgaaGCTTCGCGTGCGGCTGCAGAAGCGAACGGCGCCGCTGGAGGTGCAGGGGGCGGAGCCAACGCTGGGGGAGCTGCGCGCGCAGCTGCGCGGGGCCCTGCTGCCCGCTTGGGGGTACAG TTCTGATACTGAGTTTTCAATAACATTGAACAGAAAAGATGCTCTCACAGAAGATCAGAAGACCTTAGCTTCATATGGGATTGTTTCTGGTGATTTGATATGCTTATTACTAGAAGAAGCAGATGGACAACCCAGCcgacctcctcctcctcctcccccacttCAGAATGGTCATGAGCCATCCACCTTGATCCCCAACAAAAGTCAGGCTGACAGTCCAAAAGAAGAAGGGCAGAATGAGCAATCTGACAACCAGAAAGCTCAGGTGGAAGTTCAAAAGAGTGATGAGAGG GCAGGATCCAGCCTAGAATTTCCTTCTGGATTAGTCCCAGAAGATGTTGACTTGGAAGAAGGTACAGGTTCCTATCCCTCCGAACCCATGCTGTGCAGTGAAGCTGCTGATGGTGAAATACCACATTCCTTAGAGATGCTCTACCTTTCTGCTGAGTGTACCAGTGCCACTGATGCCTTGATCGTTCTAGTACATCTTCTCATGATGGAGACGGGCTATGTACCTCAG GGGACAGAAGCCAAGGCAGTGTCTATGCCAGAGAAATGGAGAGGGAATGGTGTTTATAAGCTACAGTACACACATCCCCTTTGTGAAGAAGGTTCTGCTGGTTTGACTTGTGTGCCTTTGGGAGATCTTGTTGCTATTAATG CAACGTTAAAAATCAACAAAGAGATTAAAGGTGTTAAGAGAATACAGCTATTGCCAGCATCCTTCGTTTGCTTTCAGGAGCCAG AAAAGGTTGCAGGTGTTTACAAAGACCTTCAGAAATTATCCCGTCTCTTTAAAGACCAGCTGGTTTactctcttctggctgctgcccGACAAg CTCTGAACTTGCCAGATGTGTTTGGCTTAGTGGTCCTTCCTCTTGAGCTCAAGCTTCGGATTTTCAGACTTCTGGATGTCCGTTCACTCAtctctctttctgctgtttgccGTGATCTTTACACAGCTTCAAACGACCAGCTTCTATGGAGGTTTATGTACCTGCGAGATTTCCGAG ATCCTATTGCAAGGCCTCGTGATACAGACTGGAAAGAA CTATACAAGAAAAAGTTGAAACAGAAGAAGGAGGCCCTGAGATGGAGGCACATGATGTTTCTGCCCCCTACACCTCATCCAATCCCCTTTCATCCCAACCCATTCTATCCTAATCCTTTTCCTCCCAACCCATTTCCATCAAACCCGATCTATCCCCCAGTGATCATTGGTGGAGAATATGATGAGAGACCAACACTTCCATACGTTGGAGACCCAATTAACTCACTCATTCCTGGCCCAGGAGAAGCACCAGGCCAGTTTCCTCCATTCAGACCACATTTTGACCCAATTGGTTCCTTGCCTGGAGCAAACCCTACACTTCCAGGACGAGCTGGTCCCAGTGACAGATTTCCACCTAGACCCAGCCGGGGCCGCCCCATGGACATTCGCCGTGCATTCATTTga